From one Amycolatopsis sp. FDAARGOS 1241 genomic stretch:
- a CDS encoding DNA cytosine methyltransferase, producing the protein MRTQTCRRETAMVVPSFVSLLRGGGSKTTAYPVDGPLPTVSAQGNHHGLVGPDPKVSARLLAYYSNGAARPVSEPVGTLITRDNALIGQPAGRAAVEQCTFRMLAPHEIAAGMGFARDYKIKGSDRDRVRGYGNAVTPPAAEVLISALVEILSGESLGV; encoded by the coding sequence TTGCGGACCCAGACCTGCCGCCGGGAGACCGCCATGGTGGTCCCGTCGTTCGTGTCCCTGCTGCGCGGCGGCGGCTCCAAAACCACCGCCTACCCGGTCGACGGGCCGCTGCCGACCGTGTCGGCCCAGGGCAACCACCACGGGCTCGTCGGCCCGGATCCGAAGGTCTCGGCGAGGCTGCTCGCGTACTACTCCAACGGGGCAGCACGACCGGTCAGCGAGCCGGTCGGAACGCTCATCACCCGAGACAACGCGCTCATCGGCCAGCCCGCCGGTCGCGCCGCGGTCGAGCAATGCACCTTCCGCATGCTCGCCCCACACGAGATCGCCGCCGGCATGGGGTTCGCCCGGGACTACAAGATCAAAGGCTCCGACCGCGACCGCGTCCGCGGCTACGGCAACGCCGTCACCCCACCCGCCGCCGAAGTCCTCATCTCCGCCCTCGTCGAAATCCTCAGCGGTGAGTCCCTGGGTGTATAA
- the mobF gene encoding MobF family relaxase — protein MLTVSNGYSVKYLTDEVAKGRENYYTDAVAAGEPPGRWYGAGAEKLGLTGLVDEQDMRAVYEQFVDPRDELFKVPARWGEASTLGHTGRKYPTEDELYAAALDAEPNATAERRTELRLEAGKAARKNVAFLDATFSVQKSVTVLHTAFEAQQVAAERTAERLSDALAAAAGSGTDPAEVAELARQRDDAAAVAASWRAHRDAVEDAIWAGNRAALDYLSEHAGYSRVGHHGGAAGRFIDAHDLVVASFFQHDSRNHDPQLHIHNAILNRVQGADGQWRTLDGRALYAHRGAAAAVGERTTEEHLAKALGVRFAARPDGKAREVVGIDQRVMDLFASRRRAITKKTAALVEQFEARFGREPNSLELDRLQRQATFATRKAKSHDGETTEERLERWDRELRAEVADGLVGVARDVLALTREPREAVSWSPEEVLKTALADVQSTKAGWTAADLTRAISDALPDQLGDLDGAQVTRLLDTLTAEGLKLATPLATDRPGVAVLPDELKLANGQSAYEAPGRKLYATPEHIHTERALAAATARSGAPALDVSAVDGFVTALADTGMVLGADQAAAVRGVLASGAAVESLVGPAGTGKSFVVGALAKAWQDPALWDGAQRRVVGLASSQVATDVLAGEGLTARNIARWLAAQAKLAEGSTHPDHLEWQLNPGDLVVVDESAMANTADLARIHHHVSEAGAKLLLTGDHRQLAAVGAGGGMQLMADAGAAYELTEVRRFAAEWERAASLRLRDGDETVLGDYHKHGRILDGGTREQAEAAAAKAWLGDTLGGKHSILIVDTNEQAAHLCAELRRELVRLGKVAETGVPLHKQGTYAGVGDLVQARFNGWNLAGVEGNREVPINRKQYRVLDTREDGSLIVAHVLGRDDGVGEVLGERITLPASYVSEHMTLGYASTVHSAQGLTVDTAHSVVTESTGQEALYVGLTRGRFGNTAHVATTTVPVDAPDGAALEAVHRNPSAVLAGAFTGSGPQRSALAEATESAAENEAIRTPAELLADATELATAGRTARWLDALVDEGTLTENQRARIAAEDGGPTLARLLRRAELAGHDPRQVLTDAVTARPLSGARQLTNVLHHRIADSVSLDPVGDAYADRIPVVDDPQWAAYLHTLAEAADARQHDLGRALAEEPQQWALEAFGCVPDDPNLRKEWIKQAGSVAAYRELTGHDDPEAALGAAPKAGQVEAYAAWRSAWRALGRPESGRDELEMSDGQLLVRMRAWEREKAWAPEFVANELAGTHQAIDTRRREAALRRAEADAAEMAEQRERLMQEASEADALADVLTGRAAELEAADDARAAWYAHTAETRAAAERAGIELSGRNVDTDPAPEVTADEWLAAHREHMAVEDVHREVTDEQDLTDLVDQRTVDTAAIEHETEAPVVETGVDDVRDTAANEEPIVDSDEVRVPSAEETAVAIDQAQQALREIEARQAIETRHADEEAQAAEMFRRHNDDAAVTAADAAVDDGEVYAR, from the coding sequence ATGCTGACGGTGTCGAACGGTTATTCGGTCAAGTACCTCACCGACGAGGTCGCGAAGGGCCGCGAGAACTACTACACCGACGCTGTGGCGGCCGGCGAGCCGCCGGGCCGTTGGTACGGCGCCGGCGCGGAGAAGCTGGGCCTGACGGGGCTGGTTGACGAGCAGGACATGCGCGCGGTTTACGAGCAGTTCGTCGATCCGCGGGACGAGTTGTTCAAGGTTCCGGCCCGCTGGGGGGAGGCGTCCACTCTGGGGCACACGGGCCGGAAGTATCCGACGGAGGACGAGTTGTACGCCGCCGCGTTGGACGCCGAGCCGAACGCGACGGCTGAACGCCGGACTGAACTTCGGCTGGAGGCGGGGAAGGCGGCGCGGAAGAACGTGGCCTTTTTGGACGCCACGTTCAGCGTTCAGAAGTCGGTGACGGTCCTGCACACCGCGTTCGAGGCGCAGCAAGTTGCGGCTGAACGGACGGCTGAACGCCTCTCGGACGCGCTGGCCGCGGCGGCCGGCTCGGGGACGGATCCGGCCGAGGTGGCGGAGCTGGCGCGCCAGCGCGATGACGCGGCCGCGGTGGCGGCGTCGTGGCGGGCGCACCGCGACGCGGTGGAGGACGCGATCTGGGCCGGGAACCGGGCGGCGCTGGACTACCTGTCCGAGCACGCCGGCTACTCCCGGGTGGGGCATCACGGCGGCGCCGCGGGCCGGTTCATCGACGCCCACGACCTTGTCGTGGCGTCGTTCTTTCAGCACGACTCGCGCAACCACGACCCGCAGCTGCACATCCACAACGCCATCCTCAACCGGGTGCAGGGCGCCGATGGGCAGTGGCGCACCCTCGACGGCCGCGCCCTCTATGCCCACCGGGGCGCGGCCGCGGCGGTGGGGGAGCGCACCACCGAGGAACACCTCGCCAAGGCGCTGGGGGTGCGGTTCGCGGCCCGCCCGGACGGCAAGGCCCGCGAGGTGGTCGGGATCGACCAGCGGGTGATGGACCTGTTCGCCTCGCGCCGACGCGCGATCACGAAGAAGACCGCCGCCCTGGTCGAGCAGTTCGAAGCCCGGTTCGGGCGGGAGCCGAACTCGCTGGAGCTGGACCGGCTGCAGCGCCAGGCCACCTTCGCCACCCGCAAGGCCAAGTCCCACGACGGCGAAACCACCGAAGAGCGCCTGGAGCGCTGGGACCGTGAGCTGCGCGCCGAGGTCGCAGACGGCCTGGTTGGGGTCGCCCGCGACGTGCTCGCCCTGACCCGTGAGCCGCGCGAGGCGGTGTCATGGTCGCCGGAGGAGGTGCTCAAGACCGCGCTGGCCGATGTCCAGTCGACCAAGGCCGGGTGGACGGCGGCGGATCTGACCCGCGCGATCAGCGACGCCCTGCCCGATCAGCTCGGCGACCTCGACGGCGCGCAGGTGACCCGCCTGCTGGACACCCTCACCGCCGAGGGCCTGAAGCTGGCGACCCCGCTGGCCACCGACCGCCCCGGCGTCGCGGTGCTGCCCGACGAGCTCAAGCTCGCCAACGGCCAGTCCGCCTACGAGGCCCCGGGCCGCAAGCTCTACGCCACACCGGAGCACATCCACACCGAACGGGCACTGGCCGCCGCGACCGCCCGCAGCGGCGCCCCAGCACTGGACGTGTCCGCGGTCGACGGCTTCGTGACGGCGCTGGCTGACACGGGAATGGTGCTCGGTGCGGACCAGGCCGCGGCGGTGCGGGGCGTGCTCGCCTCCGGCGCGGCGGTCGAGTCACTAGTCGGCCCGGCCGGCACAGGGAAGTCCTTTGTGGTCGGCGCCCTCGCGAAAGCCTGGCAGGATCCCGCGTTGTGGGACGGAGCGCAGCGGCGCGTGGTCGGGCTCGCCTCGAGCCAGGTCGCGACCGACGTGCTCGCCGGCGAGGGCCTGACCGCCCGCAACATCGCCCGCTGGCTGGCCGCGCAGGCCAAGCTCGCCGAGGGCTCCACCCACCCTGACCACCTGGAATGGCAGCTCAACCCCGGCGACCTGGTCGTGGTCGACGAGTCGGCCATGGCCAACACCGCCGACCTCGCCCGCATCCACCACCACGTCAGCGAGGCCGGCGCGAAGCTGCTGCTCACCGGCGATCACCGGCAGCTCGCCGCCGTCGGCGCCGGCGGGGGCATGCAGCTGATGGCCGACGCGGGCGCGGCCTACGAGCTGACCGAGGTCCGCCGGTTCGCCGCCGAGTGGGAACGCGCCGCGTCGTTGCGGCTGCGCGACGGCGACGAGACCGTGCTGGGCGATTACCACAAGCACGGGCGGATCCTCGACGGCGGAACCCGCGAACAGGCCGAGGCCGCCGCCGCGAAGGCCTGGCTCGGGGACACCCTTGGGGGGAAGCACTCGATCCTGATCGTGGACACCAACGAGCAGGCCGCGCACCTGTGCGCCGAGCTGCGCCGCGAACTCGTCCGGCTCGGCAAGGTCGCCGAAACCGGGGTGCCGCTGCACAAACAGGGCACCTACGCCGGCGTCGGTGATCTCGTGCAGGCCCGCTTCAACGGCTGGAACCTCGCCGGGGTGGAGGGCAACCGGGAGGTGCCGATCAACCGGAAGCAGTACCGCGTGCTCGACACCCGCGAGGACGGCAGCCTGATCGTCGCCCACGTGCTGGGCCGCGACGACGGCGTCGGCGAAGTCCTGGGGGAGCGGATCACGCTGCCCGCCAGCTACGTGAGCGAGCACATGACCCTCGGCTACGCGTCCACCGTCCACAGTGCACAAGGCCTCACGGTCGACACCGCGCACTCGGTGGTGACCGAGTCGACCGGGCAGGAAGCCCTCTACGTTGGGCTCACCCGCGGGCGGTTCGGCAACACCGCCCACGTGGCCACCACCACGGTGCCGGTCGACGCGCCCGACGGTGCGGCGCTGGAAGCCGTGCACCGCAACCCGTCCGCCGTGCTCGCCGGCGCCTTCACCGGGTCTGGACCGCAGCGATCGGCCCTGGCCGAGGCCACCGAGTCCGCCGCCGAAAACGAAGCGATCCGCACCCCGGCCGAACTGTTGGCCGACGCCACTGAACTCGCCACCGCGGGCCGCACCGCACGGTGGCTCGACGCCCTGGTCGACGAGGGCACGCTCACGGAGAACCAGCGCGCCCGCATCGCCGCCGAGGACGGAGGCCCGACCCTGGCGCGGTTGCTGCGCCGTGCCGAGCTGGCCGGACATGACCCGCGCCAGGTCCTCACCGACGCGGTCACCGCGCGCCCGTTGTCGGGGGCGCGGCAGCTGACGAACGTGCTGCACCACCGCATCGCCGACTCGGTCAGCCTGGATCCGGTCGGGGACGCCTACGCCGACCGGATCCCCGTGGTCGACGACCCGCAGTGGGCCGCCTACCTGCACACGCTCGCCGAGGCCGCCGACGCCCGCCAGCACGATCTCGGCCGCGCCCTGGCCGAGGAACCGCAGCAGTGGGCACTGGAGGCGTTCGGGTGTGTGCCAGACGACCCGAACCTGAGGAAGGAGTGGATCAAGCAGGCCGGTTCGGTCGCGGCGTACCGCGAGCTCACCGGACACGACGACCCCGAGGCCGCGCTCGGCGCGGCGCCGAAGGCCGGACAGGTCGAGGCCTACGCGGCCTGGCGCTCGGCCTGGCGGGCGCTGGGACGGCCGGAATCCGGCCGTGACGAGCTGGAAATGTCCGACGGGCAGCTGCTTGTACGGATGCGCGCGTGGGAACGGGAAAAGGCCTGGGCGCCGGAGTTCGTGGCCAACGAACTCGCCGGCACTCACCAGGCCATCGACACCCGCCGTCGCGAGGCCGCTCTGCGCCGCGCCGAAGCCGACGCCGCCGAGATGGCCGAGCAGCGGGAACGTCTAATGCAGGAAGCCAGCGAGGCCGACGCGCTCGCCGACGTGCTCACTGGGCGCGCCGCTGAGCTGGAGGCCGCCGACGACGCGCGGGCGGCGTGGTACGCCCACACCGCCGAAACCCGCGCCGCGGCCGAGCGGGCCGGGATCGAGCTCTCGGGACGCAACGTCGACACCGATCCGGCTCCGGAGGTCACGGCCGACGAGTGGCTCGCCGCCCACCGCGAGCACATGGCCGTCGAGGACGTCCACCGCGAGGTCACCGACGAGCAGGACCTCACCGATCTCGTCGACCAGCGCACCGTCGACACCGCCGCGATCGAGCACGAGACGGAGGCGCCGGTGGTCGAGACCGGGGTCGACGACGTCCGCGACACCGCCGCGAATGAAGAGCCGATCGTGGACTCGGACGAGGTGCGAGTGCCCTCGGCCGAGGAGACCGCCGTCGCGATCGACCAGGCCCAGCAGGCTCTGCGGGAGATCGAAGCCCGCCAAGCAATCGAGACTCGCCACGCGGACGAGGAAGCACAGGCCGCGGAGATGTTCCGGCGCCACAACGACGACGCCGCCGTCACGGCTGCCGACGCGGCCGTGGACGACGGCGAGGTCTACGCGCGATGA
- a CDS encoding integrase core domain-containing protein, producing MWADEGLKRPPRVRKKRRLGPGRGRREPVTRPDQVWALDYQTDVTADGRQIRFLNVIDEFTREALVTRAARSWTADATVALLEEVISMLGRRPEHVRMDNGPELTAHALRDWARFSGTATAYIDPGSPWQNGHCESFNGRFRDEFLATEQFNTLLEAQVLAEDWRIEYNTYRPHGSLGGLTPEAFRAHWLGQHQPALT from the coding sequence TTGTGGGCCGACGAAGGATTGAAACGGCCGCCTCGGGTGCGTAAGAAGCGTCGTCTCGGTCCAGGGCGGGGACGCCGGGAGCCGGTGACCCGGCCGGATCAGGTGTGGGCGTTGGACTACCAAACCGACGTCACCGCCGACGGCCGGCAGATTCGGTTTCTCAACGTCATTGACGAGTTCACCCGGGAAGCACTCGTCACTCGGGCGGCCCGGTCGTGGACCGCGGACGCCACGGTCGCCCTGCTGGAGGAGGTGATCAGCATGCTCGGGCGACGGCCGGAGCACGTGCGGATGGACAACGGACCCGAGTTGACCGCGCACGCCCTGCGGGACTGGGCGCGGTTCTCCGGCACCGCCACCGCCTACATCGATCCGGGATCACCCTGGCAGAACGGGCATTGTGAGTCGTTCAACGGCCGGTTCCGGGACGAGTTCCTGGCCACCGAACAGTTCAATACCCTGCTGGAGGCCCAGGTACTGGCGGAAGACTGGCGCATCGAGTACAACACCTACCGACCCCATGGGTCCCTGGGCGGGCTGACCCCGGAAGCGTTCCGAGCCCACTGGCTCGGCCAACACCAACCAGCACTCACGTAG
- the cas3 gene encoding CRISPR-associated helicase Cas3' has protein sequence MSGSLSEAGRSVWAKSVDDTGSWLPLWQHLEDSAGVAVGLFDAWLASSVVRLLAADFGGDVEQARVAVRFLAGLHDLGKATPAFAVQCTVLAQRMCDQGLYLPLSKAALPERAAAHHSVAGHHLLLRWLEGQGWSRRAARAWGVVLGGHHGAPPDAAVEHAADPREVPWLYGEGLWERVQTELANWVAQRSGAEQYLVAWQEVELSPQFQVLATAVVIVSDWIASNDELLPFLRGRLPDFVESPLRVRQALEMLRLPTPWRPESTNVGASFAARFGLPQGVVARPVQTAACEVARSMPEPGLLIVEAAMGEGKTEAALAAAEILAARWGAGGVLVALPTQATTDAMFGRVVDWLDAMRAGDQQVGGSIMLGHGRARFNRLFQGLVRMGHVAEIGSDEQPLHGAHAVAVHGWLAGRKKALLANFAVVTIDQVLFAGLKSRHLMLRHLALAGKVVVIDEIHAYDAYMNSYLAKVLTWLGAYRVPVVALSATLPAAQRTTLVQAYRRGRDPDVSADLSCLDGDIGYPVLTWTTGGSTATRVTKPSGRSAQVRVETFGDGLDDLDELVALLRERLVDGGAALVVRNTVRRVLETADQLQAEFPGDVTVTHARFIAADRMRNDTALLERFGPPDRARHRPHRQIVVASQVVEQSLDVDFDMLVTDLAPIDMVLQRIGRLHRHTRGENQADRPQQLRVPRVYVTGADFKQDPPELEPAAQRYVYDAHTLLRAAAVLRERFGAGIQLPDEIAPLVQRAYGDAPLGPESWQDAMTAAQRSREERAARRVRTAGTFQIANPTRSGKAISGWVSAGVGEADDSREGRGQVRDGAPSLEVLLVCDDGSGLWHTPPWLGEGSGLSIPRDETPPDRVAEVMASCVLRLPLTFSNAAAEEELWRGTPPAWEESPLIYRQPALVVDRDGWGQITDRRVRYTPQRGLEVVDSEA, from the coding sequence TTGTCGGGTTCGTTGAGTGAAGCCGGGCGGTCGGTGTGGGCCAAGTCGGTGGACGATACTGGATCTTGGTTGCCGCTGTGGCAGCATCTGGAGGACTCGGCCGGGGTTGCGGTCGGCTTGTTCGATGCGTGGCTCGCGTCGAGTGTGGTTCGGTTGCTTGCCGCCGATTTCGGGGGAGATGTCGAGCAGGCTCGTGTCGCGGTGCGGTTTCTGGCTGGTTTGCACGATTTGGGTAAGGCGACGCCGGCATTTGCGGTGCAGTGCACGGTGCTTGCACAGCGTATGTGCGACCAGGGGTTGTACCTGCCTCTGAGCAAGGCTGCGTTGCCTGAGCGGGCGGCGGCTCACCATTCGGTCGCGGGGCATCATTTGCTGCTTCGCTGGCTGGAGGGACAAGGCTGGTCCCGGCGGGCGGCACGGGCGTGGGGTGTTGTGCTGGGTGGGCATCACGGTGCCCCGCCGGACGCCGCCGTGGAGCATGCGGCAGATCCGCGGGAGGTGCCGTGGCTGTACGGCGAGGGTCTATGGGAGAGGGTTCAGACCGAACTCGCCAACTGGGTGGCACAGCGCAGCGGTGCTGAACAGTACTTGGTGGCGTGGCAGGAGGTTGAGCTGTCGCCACAGTTCCAGGTGCTGGCAACAGCTGTGGTGATCGTGTCGGATTGGATCGCGAGCAACGACGAGCTGCTCCCGTTTCTTCGTGGACGATTGCCGGATTTCGTGGAGTCGCCCCTGCGCGTGCGGCAGGCGTTGGAGATGTTGAGGCTTCCGACGCCGTGGCGGCCGGAGTCGACGAACGTCGGGGCGTCGTTCGCGGCACGGTTTGGCCTACCGCAGGGTGTGGTCGCCCGGCCGGTGCAAACCGCGGCTTGCGAGGTGGCCCGCAGTATGCCGGAGCCGGGGCTGCTGATCGTCGAGGCGGCGATGGGTGAGGGCAAGACGGAGGCTGCGCTGGCGGCGGCGGAGATCCTGGCCGCCAGGTGGGGTGCGGGCGGGGTGCTGGTGGCGTTGCCGACACAGGCCACCACGGACGCGATGTTCGGCCGGGTTGTCGACTGGCTGGACGCGATGCGTGCTGGTGATCAGCAGGTAGGTGGCTCGATCATGCTTGGTCATGGACGGGCCAGGTTCAACCGGTTGTTCCAGGGACTGGTTCGGATGGGCCACGTAGCCGAAATCGGGAGTGACGAGCAGCCTCTTCACGGTGCGCACGCGGTTGCGGTGCATGGCTGGCTGGCAGGGCGGAAGAAGGCTCTGCTGGCGAACTTCGCCGTGGTGACGATCGACCAGGTGCTGTTCGCCGGGTTGAAATCGCGGCATCTGATGCTGCGACACCTGGCGTTGGCCGGCAAGGTCGTGGTGATCGACGAGATTCACGCCTACGACGCGTATATGAACTCGTATCTGGCGAAGGTGCTCACGTGGCTCGGGGCTTACCGGGTGCCGGTAGTCGCGTTGTCTGCGACCTTACCTGCAGCTCAACGGACGACATTGGTGCAGGCGTATCGACGCGGCCGGGACCCGGATGTGTCGGCGGACCTGAGCTGCTTGGACGGAGACATCGGTTATCCGGTACTGACCTGGACAACAGGTGGGTCGACGGCGACACGTGTCACGAAACCGTCCGGCCGGTCTGCGCAGGTAAGAGTCGAAACGTTCGGTGACGGGCTCGACGATCTCGACGAACTCGTGGCGTTGTTGCGGGAGAGGCTGGTCGACGGCGGGGCGGCGCTGGTCGTGCGCAACACGGTCCGGCGCGTGTTGGAGACTGCTGACCAGTTGCAGGCGGAGTTTCCGGGTGACGTGACGGTGACGCATGCGCGGTTCATCGCGGCGGACCGGATGCGAAACGACACGGCGCTGCTGGAGCGCTTCGGCCCACCTGATCGGGCCAGGCATCGACCGCACCGTCAGATCGTCGTCGCGTCGCAGGTGGTGGAGCAGTCCCTCGATGTCGATTTCGACATGCTGGTCACGGATCTAGCGCCGATCGATATGGTCCTGCAACGAATCGGGCGGCTGCATCGACATACGCGGGGTGAGAACCAGGCCGACAGACCTCAGCAGTTGCGGGTGCCTCGAGTTTATGTCACGGGAGCCGACTTCAAGCAGGATCCGCCCGAACTGGAGCCGGCGGCCCAGCGTTATGTCTACGACGCGCATACGCTGCTGCGCGCCGCCGCTGTCCTGCGGGAACGTTTCGGTGCAGGTATCCAGCTTCCCGACGAGATCGCGCCGTTGGTGCAGCGTGCGTACGGGGACGCCCCTTTGGGACCTGAGTCGTGGCAGGACGCGATGACCGCCGCCCAACGGTCGCGAGAGGAACGCGCGGCCCGACGGGTGCGTACGGCCGGGACCTTTCAGATCGCAAACCCGACTCGCTCAGGCAAGGCGATCAGTGGATGGGTCTCGGCCGGAGTAGGTGAAGCGGACGATTCCCGGGAGGGCCGCGGGCAGGTGCGCGACGGAGCACCGAGCCTGGAAGTCCTGCTGGTGTGTGACGACGGATCCGGTCTGTGGCATACCCCGCCTTGGCTCGGCGAAGGCAGTGGATTGTCGATCCCACGGGACGAGACACCGCCGGACCGGGTCGCAGAAGTGATGGCGTCCTGCGTGCTGCGGCTGCCGTTGACCTTCAGCAACGCCGCTGCCGAGGAGGAGCTGTGGCGGGGCACGCCGCCGGCGTGGGAGGAGTCGCCGCTCATCTACCGCCAGCCGGCGCTGGTGGTGGACCGGGATGGGTGGGGACAGATCACGGATCGTCGTGTCCGCTACACCCCGCAGCGAGGACTGGAGGTGGTCGACAGTGAGGCATGA
- a CDS encoding DUF2637 domain-containing protein produces MSTHSTTNKTSRWAMLAVFVPGLLVALGAAAATAHGLFEVAVASGVPGGIAWIYPLITDGLAIVAYAATSRLQERGRGYAWAVVILAAGLSGLAQASYLAGGVGTSAAPVGAEALPPTSGLLRFGVGAWPALAAAIVAHLLFMLATERRTDADAAVDEAAVPAAGAAVAVADPAASSAPLVEPDRVQRPAVQSPVVQSGAVQPGALNASASTVPGGRTAEPSPGVQSEGEREAGESPAKPERPAAVASSPKKDRARAEARKHQARTGSLPTVDELMELAEVSRGTAGTALQELRQQPAPLHVITELTTQQANS; encoded by the coding sequence ATGAGCACGCACAGCACGACGAACAAGACGTCGCGGTGGGCGATGCTGGCGGTGTTCGTGCCCGGACTGCTGGTGGCGTTGGGCGCGGCGGCGGCGACGGCGCACGGCCTGTTCGAGGTCGCCGTGGCGTCGGGCGTGCCGGGCGGGATCGCATGGATTTACCCGCTGATCACCGACGGGCTGGCGATCGTGGCCTACGCGGCCACCTCGCGGCTGCAGGAGCGTGGACGCGGCTACGCGTGGGCGGTGGTCATCCTCGCGGCCGGGCTGTCGGGGCTGGCGCAGGCGAGCTACCTCGCCGGCGGAGTCGGTACCTCGGCCGCCCCGGTCGGGGCGGAGGCGCTGCCGCCGACCTCGGGCCTGTTGCGGTTCGGGGTGGGGGCATGGCCCGCACTGGCGGCGGCGATCGTGGCGCACCTGTTGTTCATGCTCGCCACGGAACGCCGTACGGACGCCGACGCGGCAGTGGACGAGGCCGCCGTGCCGGCGGCGGGCGCCGCTGTCGCGGTCGCCGATCCGGCCGCGTCGTCCGCTCCGCTCGTTGAGCCGGATCGCGTTCAGCGTCCGGCCGTTCAGTCCCCGGTCGTCCAATCGGGCGCCGTACAGCCGGGCGCCTTGAACGCGTCCGCGTCGACCGTCCCGGGTGGACGTACAGCCGAGCCGTCCCCAGGCGTCCAGTCCGAGGGCGAGCGTGAGGCCGGCGAGTCGCCCGCGAAGCCGGAGCGTCCGGCCGCGGTGGCGTCCTCGCCGAAGAAGGACCGGGCGCGCGCCGAGGCGCGCAAGCACCAGGCCCGCACCGGCAGCCTCCCGACGGTCGACGAACTGATGGAACTGGCCGAGGTCTCGCGAGGAACCGCCGGAACCGCCCTGCAGGAACTCCGGCAACAGCCCGCACCCCTGCACGTGATCACCGAACTCACCACCCAGCAGGCCAACTCATGA
- a CDS encoding SsgA family sporulation/cell division regulator, protein MSAFTLQLPALLQTGHATISASYDAGEPYAITFGFDVVQPGLEWAISRELLADALVYGTAGVGEVKVTARGDLVVLGLSNPNGTGAIVLRRDDVDTLVARAHQLVAPGTEWQHLDWSDTTEFPGVAL, encoded by the coding sequence ATGAGCGCGTTCACGCTGCAGCTGCCCGCGCTGCTCCAGACCGGGCACGCCACGATCTCGGCCAGCTACGACGCCGGCGAACCGTATGCGATCACGTTCGGGTTCGACGTTGTGCAGCCAGGGCTGGAGTGGGCCATCAGCCGGGAGCTGCTGGCCGATGCCCTGGTCTACGGCACCGCCGGGGTGGGCGAGGTGAAGGTCACCGCCCGCGGGGACCTGGTCGTGCTCGGCCTGTCCAACCCCAACGGCACTGGCGCGATCGTGCTGCGCCGCGACGACGTCGACACCCTCGTCGCCCGCGCCCACCAGCTCGTGGCCCCCGGGACCGAGTGGCAGCACCTGGACTGGTCGGACACGACCGAGTTCCCGGGGGTGGCGCTGTGA